One genomic region from Hoeflea algicola encodes:
- a CDS encoding sugar ABC transporter permease → MTQETQSAPQLDRADTRMRHDAGLSGALRGFTDRVRSGDLGMLPVVVGLLLISVVFSTLNPIFLAPNNLVNLLFDAAAVGFISLGVVCVLLLGEIDLSIGSMSGLASAITGVLWVNMGIPLPVTILAVLVSGALVGLLYGFLRNRFEMPSFVATLAGLLALLGMQLYILGPTGSINMPFTSALVRFGQIMIMPAWLSYLVAVIPGALLVIGGIHTNQRRTAANLSSSGMSVTVVKAVSLTAALVFAVFYLGQGRGVPWMFGVFVLFVMILDYALTRTQWGRSMFAVGGNAEAARRSGINVQRIRLSAFVVCSTFAALGGVFAAARLASASQQAGTGDVNLNAIAAAVIGGTSLFGGRGSAWSALLGVLVIMAISNGLTLLNLSSSLRYMITGAVLAIAVIVDSLARRSRASHGRA, encoded by the coding sequence ATGACTCAGGAAACACAATCCGCTCCACAACTTGATCGCGCTGATACGCGCATGCGCCATGACGCGGGCCTGTCGGGCGCGCTGCGCGGCTTTACCGACCGGGTTCGCTCGGGTGACCTTGGAATGCTGCCGGTCGTCGTTGGTCTCTTGCTGATTTCGGTGGTTTTCAGCACCCTCAACCCGATATTTCTTGCACCTAATAATCTGGTAAACCTGCTCTTTGATGCCGCAGCCGTTGGCTTCATTTCGCTCGGGGTTGTCTGCGTTCTGCTGCTTGGAGAGATTGACCTGTCGATCGGCTCGATGAGCGGTCTTGCCTCCGCGATTACCGGCGTGCTTTGGGTCAATATGGGCATTCCCTTGCCTGTCACGATCCTTGCCGTGCTGGTCTCTGGCGCGCTGGTCGGGCTTCTGTACGGCTTTTTGCGCAATCGCTTCGAGATGCCAAGTTTCGTGGCAACCCTGGCAGGGCTGCTGGCGCTCTTGGGAATGCAACTCTATATTCTGGGGCCGACCGGATCGATCAATATGCCCTTCACCTCGGCGCTCGTGCGGTTCGGACAGATCATGATCATGCCAGCATGGCTTTCTTATCTGGTTGCTGTCATTCCCGGTGCGCTATTGGTGATTGGCGGCATCCACACCAATCAACGGCGAACTGCGGCGAACCTTTCTTCGTCCGGAATGAGTGTGACGGTCGTCAAGGCCGTGTCCCTGACAGCCGCGCTGGTCTTCGCAGTGTTCTATTTGGGGCAGGGGCGCGGCGTGCCCTGGATGTTCGGTGTTTTCGTGCTTTTCGTCATGATCCTTGATTACGCCCTGACCCGCACCCAATGGGGCCGGTCAATGTTTGCCGTGGGTGGCAATGCTGAAGCAGCCCGCCGTTCGGGGATAAACGTCCAGCGCATTCGCCTGTCGGCATTCGTGGTCTGTTCGACCTTCGCAGCCCTTGGAGGCGTGTTCGCAGCCGCCCGCCTTGCCTCCGCCAGCCAGCAGGCGGGAACCGGTGACGTCAACCTCAATGCGATCGCCGCCGCGGTGATTGGCGGCACGTCGCTGTTCGGCGGGCGCGGGTCGGCGTGGTCAGCCTTGTTGGGTGTTCTCGTCATCATGGCAATTTCCAACGGCCTGACATTGCTCAATCTGAGCTCATCGCTTCGCTACATGATCACAGGCGCCGTTCTCGCCATTGCGGTCATCGTTGACTCGCTCGCACGCCGGTCGCGTGCAAGCCACGGTCGCGCCTAG
- a CDS encoding SDR family oxidoreductase has translation MNKKMENKTAAITGAASGIGLECARILIEEGAQVVLIDRAKDRLNELCEELGDNAKPLVIDLLDGPKVSVMVPQIEALVGPLDIFHANAGAYVGGAAAEGNPDEWDRVLNLNINAAFRSVQAVLPGMIERKTGDVIFTSSIAGVVPVVWEPIYTASKFAVQAFLHTTRRQVSQHGIRMGAVLPGPVVTALLDDWPKEKMEEALANGSLMQPREVAEAVLFMLTRSRGVVIRDMVILPNSVDL, from the coding sequence ATGAACAAAAAGATGGAAAACAAGACTGCAGCCATTACCGGTGCGGCATCGGGGATCGGGCTCGAATGTGCCCGGATCCTGATCGAAGAAGGTGCGCAGGTCGTGTTGATCGACCGGGCGAAGGATCGGCTGAACGAGCTCTGCGAGGAATTGGGCGACAATGCCAAACCGCTCGTGATTGATCTTCTCGACGGCCCCAAAGTTTCGGTGATGGTGCCGCAGATCGAAGCGCTGGTTGGTCCGCTCGATATCTTTCATGCCAATGCCGGCGCCTATGTGGGCGGGGCTGCCGCGGAAGGCAATCCGGACGAATGGGACCGGGTTCTCAATCTCAACATCAACGCGGCGTTCCGCAGTGTGCAGGCCGTTTTGCCGGGCATGATTGAGCGCAAAACCGGAGACGTGATCTTTACCAGCTCCATCGCAGGTGTTGTCCCGGTGGTCTGGGAGCCGATCTACACGGCCTCGAAATTTGCGGTGCAGGCGTTTCTTCACACCACACGCCGCCAGGTTTCGCAACACGGCATCCGCATGGGCGCCGTTCTCCCCGGACCAGTTGTCACGGCTCTGCTGGACGACTGGCCCAAGGAAAAGATGGAAGAGGCGCTTGCCAATGGCTCGCTGATGCAGCCGCGCGAAGTTGCCGAAGCTGTATTGTTCATGTTGACGCGTTCTCGCGGTGTCGTTATCCGCGACATGGTGATCCTGCCAAACAGTGTTGATCTGTGA